In one Candidatus Pelagibacter sp. HTCC7211 genomic region, the following are encoded:
- a CDS encoding transketolase family protein encodes MRNIFAETLYQNAIKNKNIYVVVADISIAGNMLNFQKKYPRRFINVGVSEMTMIGMCAGLALEGKRSFAYTIANFTLYRPFEMVRNDLCYQNLPVTIVGMGSGTTYATLGGTHITMEDISVARSIPNMTIIAPSDPLELKQAVDYCCNKSNSPTYLRIGKSGEKNYTQISKEKWQFGKIRRIIEGKDICFLTYGNIIRKSFTAVDALKKYGIKSSIYSCSTLKPFDEKRLKKIFKEYKYIVNIEDHSIVGGLSEIVKGLAYENKYSGNIQNFSLKDKFINNYGSQDDLLDSHGLSDKKIIKTTLNFLKKYE; translated from the coding sequence ATGAGAAATATATTTGCAGAAACATTATATCAAAATGCAATAAAAAATAAAAATATTTACGTTGTGGTAGCTGATATATCAATAGCTGGAAATATGTTAAATTTTCAAAAAAAATATCCACGAAGATTCATCAATGTAGGTGTTTCAGAAATGACCATGATAGGTATGTGCGCAGGTCTAGCTCTAGAAGGCAAAAGATCTTTTGCATACACAATAGCAAACTTCACTCTTTATAGACCATTTGAAATGGTTAGGAATGACTTATGTTATCAAAATTTACCAGTTACAATAGTTGGAATGGGTTCAGGGACAACTTATGCTACACTTGGAGGTACACATATAACTATGGAGGATATATCTGTAGCAAGGTCTATACCAAATATGACTATCATTGCTCCATCTGACCCTCTCGAATTAAAACAAGCAGTTGATTATTGCTGCAACAAGTCAAATTCACCCACATATCTTAGAATTGGAAAATCTGGAGAAAAAAATTATACACAAATTTCCAAAGAAAAATGGCAGTTTGGTAAAATCAGAAGAATAATTGAAGGTAAAGATATTTGTTTTCTGACCTATGGAAATATTATTAGAAAATCATTTACCGCGGTAGATGCTTTAAAAAAATATGGAATTAAGAGCTCAATTTATAGCTGCAGCACATTAAAACCATTTGATGAAAAAAGATTAAAAAAAATTTTTAAAGAATATAAATATATTGTAAATATTGAAGATCATTCAATTGTTGGAGGTCTTTCAGAAATTGTTAAAGGATTAGCCTACGAGAATAAATACTCTGGAAATATTCAAAATTTTTCACTTAAAGATAAATTTATTAATAATTATGGTTCTCAAGATGATCTTTTAGATAGTCATGGATTAAGCGATAAAAAAATTATTAAAACTACTTTAAATTTTCTAAAAAAATATGAGTAA
- a CDS encoding 1-deoxy-D-xylulose-5-phosphate synthase N-terminal domain-containing protein, whose translation MKKFFDAKLRCKIHRREILNLSQKVQALHIGGSFSSVEIVDCIYNICLKKRDKFILSKGHAGIIQYVLLYYLKIISKKELNSYCQRGGYLGVHPDFGKKGINASTGSLGHGLGMVSGMALAKKDSTYFVLLSDGELHEGSVWESALIIGALNLTNIVLIIDNNDLQSSTRSSETHPNLYPISKKFKEFGWESSNCNGHSTEEIFKKIKSRKGKKPFALIAKTIKGYPVSFMKNVALWHYRSPNKNEYKQAIKEINNL comes from the coding sequence ATGAAAAAATTTTTTGATGCTAAATTACGATGTAAAATTCATAGACGCGAAATTCTTAATTTATCCCAAAAAGTTCAAGCTTTACACATAGGTGGATCATTTTCATCAGTAGAAATTGTTGATTGTATTTATAATATTTGTTTAAAAAAAAGAGATAAATTTATTCTTTCAAAAGGTCATGCGGGAATTATTCAATATGTATTACTATATTATTTGAAAATTATATCTAAAAAAGAATTAAATTCATATTGCCAGAGGGGTGGTTATTTGGGTGTTCATCCTGATTTTGGTAAAAAAGGAATTAATGCATCAACAGGATCATTAGGTCATGGTTTAGGAATGGTTTCTGGTATGGCTTTAGCAAAAAAAGATAGCACTTATTTCGTGTTATTAAGTGATGGAGAATTACATGAAGGATCTGTGTGGGAGTCTGCACTTATTATAGGTGCACTAAATTTAACAAATATTGTTTTAATTATAGATAATAATGATCTTCAAAGCTCAACAAGGTCATCAGAAACTCACCCAAATTTATATCCTATATCAAAAAAATTTAAAGAGTTTGGATGGGAGTCCTCTAACTGCAACGGGCATTCTACAGAGGAAATTTTCAAAAAAATTAAATCACGTAAAGGAAAAAAACCTTTTGCATTAATTGCTAAAACTATAAAAGGCTATCCAGTCAGTTTTATGAAGAACGTTGCATTATGGCATTACAGATCACCTAATAAAAACGAATATAAACAAGCGATAAAAGAAATAAATAATTTATGA
- a CDS encoding SDR family oxidoreductase, with product MTEIKKIFITGGAGYVGAMLAPFLISKGYELTIYDLMIYGEDVIADNSKIKKVTGDIRDIENVKKSMKGHDAVIHLACISNDPSFELNPNLGKSINLDAFEPMVKIARELNVKRFIYASSSSVYGIKNEINVHEDMALEPLTDYSKFKAECESILSRYNTEDFTTVTIRPATVCGYSTRQRLDVVVNILTNLAYHKRKITVFGGEQLRPNLHIKDMIESYYLVLNAKKNLISNQIFNVGFENQKVIDLANVTKKIIGEDVVLETTPTNDNRSYHISSKKITEILNFKTQFTVQDAVIDLKKAFDEKLLVNSLENEMYFNIKRMQSYQLK from the coding sequence ATGACTGAAATAAAAAAAATTTTTATAACTGGTGGAGCTGGTTATGTTGGTGCTATGTTGGCTCCATTCTTGATTTCCAAGGGATATGAACTAACCATTTATGATCTAATGATATATGGTGAGGATGTCATTGCCGATAATTCAAAAATAAAAAAAGTTACAGGCGATATTAGAGATATTGAGAATGTTAAAAAATCAATGAAAGGTCATGACGCTGTAATTCATTTAGCATGTATATCCAATGATCCAAGCTTTGAATTAAACCCAAATCTTGGAAAATCAATAAATTTGGATGCATTTGAGCCAATGGTGAAAATAGCTAGAGAATTAAATGTTAAAAGATTTATTTACGCTTCTTCATCATCTGTATATGGAATTAAAAATGAAATAAACGTTCATGAGGATATGGCTCTCGAACCTTTGACTGATTATTCAAAATTCAAAGCTGAGTGTGAGTCTATTCTATCAAGATATAACACTGAAGATTTTACAACTGTTACAATTCGTCCTGCAACTGTATGTGGTTATTCAACAAGACAAAGGTTGGATGTTGTTGTAAATATTTTAACAAACTTAGCCTATCATAAACGTAAAATTACAGTTTTCGGAGGTGAACAATTAAGACCTAATTTACATATCAAGGATATGATTGAGTCTTATTACTTGGTGCTTAATGCAAAAAAAAATTTGATATCAAATCAAATATTTAATGTTGGGTTTGAAAATCAAAAAGTTATCGATTTAGCAAATGTAACAAAAAAAATTATTGGTGAGGATGTGGTATTGGAAACTACTCCTACAAATGATAATAGATCTTATCATATTTCCTCAAAAAAGATAACTGAAATACTTAATTTTAAAACTCAATTCACAGTTCAAGATGCTGTTATAGATCTTAAAAAAGCTTTTGATGAAAAGTTATTAGTTAACTCTCTCGAAAATGAAATGTATTTCAATATTAAAAGAATGCAGTCATATCAACTTAAATAA
- a CDS encoding SxtJ family membrane protein: MKHSDIKISSNKSFGIVFCVLFLIISLFPLLNGEGIRIWSLIISVVFLILGLLNSKFLTPLNKLWSNFGIFLGNFISPIIMAIVFFSIVTPTSIVMKILGKNLLNLKKKKKNSYWIERSKIKSKMKDQF, translated from the coding sequence ATGAAACATAGCGATATTAAAATTTCATCTAATAAAAGTTTTGGAATAGTTTTTTGTGTCTTGTTTTTAATTATTTCATTATTTCCTCTACTAAATGGTGAGGGTATTAGAATTTGGTCTTTAATCATTTCTGTAGTTTTTTTAATTTTAGGTTTATTAAATTCAAAATTTTTAACACCTTTAAATAAACTTTGGTCTAATTTTGGAATTTTTCTAGGAAATTTTATTTCTCCAATTATTATGGCAATAGTTTTTTTTTCAATTGTTACACCCACCTCTATTGTAATGAAAATTTTAGGTAAAAACCTACTTAATTTAAAAAAAAAAAAGAAAAATTCATACTGGATTGAAAGATCTAAAATTAAAAGTAAAATGAAAGATCAATTTTAA
- a CDS encoding DUF5989 family protein: MDFIKEFWQFIKVRKKYWLLPILIVLVIFGGLIVLSQGSAIAPFIYTIF; this comes from the coding sequence ATGGATTTTATAAAAGAATTTTGGCAATTTATAAAAGTACGAAAAAAATATTGGTTATTACCAATTTTAATTGTTTTAGTTATATTTGGAGGTTTAATCGTTTTAAGTCAAGGTTCAGCTATAGCGCCTTTTATTTATACAATTTTTTAG
- a CDS encoding carbamoyltransferase family protein, with protein MKSILGISAFYHDSAASILIDGKIIAAAQEERFTRKKHDSSYPYHAIEFVLSFAKIKLSEVDQIIFFEKPFLKFERLLETYVAFAPKGFKSFSTAMPIWLKDKLFQKKLLFTKLKKHDDKFNDNKKIYFSEHHLSHAASAFFPSPFEEAIVLTADGVGEWATTTVAIGKGNSLEIKKEIHFPHSLGLLYSAFTYYTGFKVNSGEYKLMGLAPYGDPIYEQVIKRNIIDIKEDGSFHLDQSYFNYATGLTMTNEKFNNLFGRKARNPRYEELTQFHMDIASSIQKITEDIMIKLCKSLKNEFNISNLCLAGGVALNCVANGKILKEKIFDKIWVQPAAGDAGGSLGAALALWYIEQNNPRKINIKDDMQGSYLGPEYSQNEIEEQLTKIGAKYEIISDQELIDKTANDLSQDNAIGWFQGRMEFGPRALGARSILANPKSDHMQKNLNLKVKYRESFRPFAPSVLKEDVSEWFNIDVDSPYMLMVSNINKDKTIEMTNDQKKLFGIDKLNVKRSVIPAVTHVDYSARIQTVHRETNSKYYDLIKRFKDKTNCPILINTSFNVRGEPIVNTVFDAFNCFMGTNLDKLVIGNCYLDKKNQNKSLKKEYKNKFELD; from the coding sequence GTGAAATCTATTCTTGGTATATCAGCATTTTATCATGACAGCGCTGCGTCTATTCTTATAGATGGAAAAATAATAGCTGCTGCACAAGAAGAGAGATTTACAAGGAAAAAACATGACTCGAGTTACCCATATCATGCAATTGAATTTGTTTTAAGTTTTGCTAAAATTAAACTTAGTGAAGTTGATCAAATTATTTTCTTTGAAAAACCTTTTTTAAAATTTGAAAGATTATTGGAAACATACGTTGCTTTTGCACCAAAAGGTTTTAAATCTTTTTCTACTGCAATGCCAATATGGCTGAAAGATAAATTATTTCAAAAAAAATTACTTTTTACTAAATTAAAAAAACATGACGATAAATTTAATGATAATAAAAAAATTTATTTTTCAGAACATCATTTAAGTCATGCTGCAAGCGCCTTTTTTCCGTCTCCATTCGAAGAGGCGATAGTTTTAACTGCTGATGGTGTTGGTGAGTGGGCAACAACTACAGTTGCTATCGGTAAGGGAAATAGTCTTGAAATTAAAAAAGAAATACATTTCCCTCATTCATTAGGATTACTTTATTCAGCCTTTACTTATTATACTGGATTTAAAGTTAATAGTGGAGAATATAAACTCATGGGTCTGGCTCCTTATGGAGATCCTATTTATGAGCAAGTAATAAAGAGAAATATAATTGACATAAAGGAGGATGGGTCCTTTCATCTTGATCAGTCATATTTTAATTATGCTACTGGTTTAACAATGACGAATGAAAAGTTTAATAATTTATTTGGACGAAAAGCTAGGAACCCTAGGTATGAAGAACTTACACAATTTCATATGGATATAGCATCTTCAATTCAAAAAATAACAGAGGACATAATGATTAAACTCTGCAAATCCTTAAAAAATGAATTTAATATTTCGAACTTATGTTTAGCTGGTGGTGTTGCACTAAATTGTGTTGCTAATGGAAAAATTTTGAAAGAAAAAATTTTTGACAAAATTTGGGTTCAACCAGCTGCGGGGGATGCTGGGGGTTCATTAGGTGCAGCTTTAGCTTTATGGTATATTGAACAAAATAATCCTAGAAAAATTAATATTAAAGATGATATGCAAGGTTCTTATCTTGGACCCGAATACTCACAAAATGAAATTGAAGAGCAACTTACTAAAATTGGAGCAAAATATGAAATTATTTCAGATCAAGAATTAATAGATAAAACTGCTAATGATTTATCTCAAGATAATGCAATTGGTTGGTTTCAAGGAAGAATGGAATTTGGACCACGTGCACTAGGTGCAAGATCTATTTTAGCTAATCCTAAATCAGATCATATGCAAAAAAATTTAAATTTGAAAGTTAAATATAGAGAGAGCTTTAGACCATTTGCACCATCAGTGTTAAAAGAGGATGTATCTGAATGGTTTAATATTGATGTTGATAGTCCTTACATGCTTATGGTTTCAAATATTAATAAAGATAAGACAATTGAAATGACTAATGATCAAAAAAAGTTATTTGGCATAGACAAATTAAATGTAAAAAGATCTGTAATACCTGCAGTTACGCATGTTGATTATTCTGCGAGAATACAAACTGTTCACAGAGAAACAAATAGTAAATATTATGATTTAATTAAAAGATTCAAGGATAAAACAAATTGTCCTATTCTTATAAATACATCTTTTAACGTTAGAGGAGAACCCATTGTAAATACTGTCTTTGATGCTTTTAATTGTTTTATGGGTACGAATTTGGATAAATTAGTTATAGGCAATTGTTATCTAGATAAAAAAAATCAAAATAAAAGTTTGAAAAAAGAGTACAAAAATAAATTTGAATTAGATTAA
- a CDS encoding GDP-mannose 4,6-dehydratase — protein sequence MKIIITGGAGFIGSHLAEFLVKKGHKIVIIDNLSTGRLSNIKTFKNSIKFVKADISKIGKWIENFENTQVVYHLAALADIVPSIQNPKKYFESNVVGTENIASASIKYKVKKVIYSASSSCYGIPKNYPTLETASIEPQYPYALTKNLGEQILIHYAKIYGVNVTSLRLFNVYGTRSRTSGTYGAMFGVFLAQKLKNKPLTVVGDGKQKRDFTYISDVIQAFYKAIKIKKNFQTFNLGTGKPVAVNEIVKLLGCKSINIPKRPGEPDLTSANITKIKKELNWKPKISIKQGIKNLLNEINYWNSAPVWTPKKIKVATKDWFKYLGNN from the coding sequence ATGAAAATAATTATAACTGGAGGTGCAGGTTTTATAGGCTCTCACTTAGCAGAGTTTTTAGTTAAAAAAGGTCATAAAATTGTAATTATTGATAATTTAAGTACTGGCAGACTAAGTAACATAAAAACATTTAAAAATAGTATAAAATTTGTAAAAGCAGACATTTCCAAAATAGGTAAATGGATTGAAAATTTTGAAAATACACAAGTAGTATACCATCTGGCTGCTCTAGCAGATATTGTTCCTAGTATTCAAAATCCAAAAAAATATTTTGAATCTAACGTAGTTGGAACTGAAAATATAGCTTCAGCAAGTATTAAATATAAAGTAAAAAAAGTTATTTATTCAGCATCATCATCTTGTTATGGTATTCCAAAAAATTATCCAACATTAGAAACTGCAAGTATTGAACCTCAATATCCATATGCCTTAACTAAAAATTTAGGTGAACAAATTTTAATACATTATGCAAAAATATATGGTGTTAATGTTACTTCCTTAAGATTGTTTAACGTTTATGGCACAAGATCAAGAACCTCAGGAACTTATGGAGCAATGTTTGGTGTTTTTCTAGCGCAAAAATTAAAAAATAAACCTCTTACAGTAGTTGGAGACGGAAAACAAAAAAGAGACTTCACATATATTAGTGACGTAATCCAAGCATTTTATAAAGCAATAAAAATCAAAAAAAATTTTCAGACCTTTAACTTGGGAACAGGAAAACCTGTAGCAGTTAATGAAATTGTAAAGTTACTGGGGTGTAAAAGTATAAATATCCCAAAGAGACCTGGAGAGCCAGATTTGACAAGTGCTAATATAACTAAAATTAAAAAAGAACTTAATTGGAAACCAAAAATTAGCATCAAACAAGGAATTAAAAATCTTTTAAATGAAATAAATTATTGGAATAGTGCACCAGTGTGGACTCCTAAGAAAATTAAAGTTGCAACTAAAGATTGGTTTAAATATTTAGGAAATAATTAG
- a CDS encoding AMP-binding protein: protein MRLFKFFNKYKNNVAIIDNKNLNLSYKEILIETNKIKNKVKNNSLILIISENSVGSLLAYIFCIIKNHVGIIVDSKTTQKNILKIFKNYQPNYVFLSKEKKNMFKKICLEKYYFFDQILMKNKLDKKKKLNKNLSLLLSTSGSMGSTKFVKLSNSNLKYNADSIISYLKINKKDSTITNLPISYSYMLSIINTHFEVGASIIVSKYSLIEKEFWRIVEKSKITSFNGVPYTYEMLTSVGLKNIKVNTLKYLTQAGGKLEISKLKKIIQFCKKNKLKFFSMYGQTEASPRISYLKPEFLEKKMGSIGKGIPGNKIYIVDKSGKKIFKPFKEGEVVCNGKNVFMGYSKNYSDLKKANEENYKLKTGDLGYFDKDGFFYLTSRINRIAKIFGNRIDLGTLEILMSQKGYKVVCISDNKNIFVYIEKKYNKKKVLNSISKITNLNLSSFKLIKLKSFPRTINNKISYSKLKKKNNLYEIKLH from the coding sequence ATGAGATTATTTAAATTTTTTAACAAATATAAAAACAATGTTGCAATTATTGACAATAAAAATTTAAATTTATCATACAAAGAAATTTTAATTGAAACAAATAAAATTAAAAATAAAGTAAAAAATAATTCTCTCATATTGATTATTTCTGAAAATTCTGTTGGTTCTTTGCTGGCTTATATATTTTGTATTATAAAAAACCATGTAGGTATAATTGTTGACTCAAAAACAACCCAAAAAAATATTCTTAAAATTTTCAAAAATTATCAACCAAATTATGTTTTTTTGTCTAAAGAAAAGAAGAATATGTTTAAAAAAATTTGTTTGGAGAAATATTATTTTTTTGATCAAATTTTAATGAAAAACAAACTAGATAAAAAGAAAAAATTAAATAAAAATTTATCTCTTTTATTATCTACATCAGGATCAATGGGATCAACTAAATTTGTCAAACTATCTAATAGCAACCTAAAATATAATGCAGATTCTATTATTAGTTATTTAAAAATTAATAAAAAAGATTCTACTATAACTAATTTACCTATTAGTTATAGTTATATGCTTTCAATTATAAATACACATTTTGAAGTTGGAGCATCAATTATAGTTTCTAAATATTCATTAATTGAAAAAGAATTTTGGAGAATTGTTGAAAAAAGTAAAATAACATCTTTTAATGGCGTCCCTTATACCTATGAAATGCTTACGAGTGTAGGATTAAAAAATATAAAAGTTAACACTTTAAAATACTTAACACAGGCTGGAGGCAAACTTGAAATAAGTAAATTAAAAAAAATTATACAATTTTGCAAAAAAAATAAATTGAAATTTTTTTCGATGTATGGACAAACAGAAGCCTCACCTAGAATATCTTATTTAAAACCTGAATTTTTAGAAAAAAAAATGGGAAGTATAGGAAAAGGAATACCGGGAAATAAGATCTATATAGTTGATAAATCTGGTAAAAAAATATTTAAACCTTTTAAGGAAGGAGAAGTAGTTTGTAATGGAAAAAATGTATTTATGGGATATTCAAAAAATTATAGTGATTTAAAGAAAGCTAATGAGGAAAATTATAAGTTAAAAACTGGGGATTTAGGATATTTTGACAAAGATGGTTTTTTTTATCTCACAAGTAGAATTAATAGAATTGCTAAAATTTTTGGAAATAGAATTGATTTAGGTACTTTAGAAATTTTAATGAGTCAAAAAGGATATAAGGTTGTATGCATAAGTGATAATAAGAACATATTTGTTTATATTGAAAAAAAATATAATAAAAAAAAAGTGCTTAATTCTATTTCAAAAATAACAAATCTTAATTTGAGCTCTTTTAAATTGATTAAATTAAAATCTTTTCCAAGAACCATAAATAACAAAATAAGTTATAGTAAATTAAAAAAGAAAAATAATCTGTATGAAATTAAATTACACTAA
- a CDS encoding SGNH/GDSL hydrolase family protein, whose protein sequence is MSWIKIILINFILTFALIGMFILTPPILYSTYQLIKGDKTKTSLDERSTLDLYKNFEWSDKHFVEVAELSTTYYDFITWRRNDYAGETININNGLRVTSKPDKLNGKTLNYFFFGGSTTWGTGVDDKNTYPSIFSKLTRSHVTNFGESGYIARQSLAYLNNHVINYSLLDMSNVSVVFYDGVNDVNYRCRNEFNGMGTGRENQIQNLLKSEKRFSFMRTFNQMKDFINLIFQKYIHKDTSNLYSCASKKKRALTVAKSLVDTWEITADFVESRGGKFTAILQPVAYYGNADTSYLNLTSNDEKKSLAAQYQAVYPIIIELANERNFNFIDLTGVYDGCNECYIDFNHVGPQGHEILVSKLISYL, encoded by the coding sequence ATGAGTTGGATTAAGATTATATTAATCAATTTTATTTTAACATTTGCTTTAATAGGTATGTTTATATTAACTCCTCCAATTCTTTATTCAACATACCAATTAATTAAAGGCGACAAAACTAAAACAAGTCTAGATGAAAGATCTACATTAGATCTATACAAAAACTTTGAATGGTCAGATAAACATTTTGTTGAAGTTGCTGAATTGTCTACAACATATTATGACTTCATTACCTGGAGGAGAAATGATTATGCTGGTGAAACAATTAACATTAATAACGGTTTAAGAGTAACTTCAAAACCAGATAAATTAAATGGTAAAACTCTCAATTATTTTTTCTTTGGCGGCTCGACTACATGGGGTACTGGTGTTGATGATAAAAACACATATCCCTCTATATTTTCAAAATTAACAAGAAGCCATGTAACAAATTTTGGTGAGTCAGGTTATATTGCAAGACAGTCATTAGCGTATCTTAATAATCATGTTATAAATTATTCTCTTCTTGATATGTCAAATGTTAGCGTTGTATTTTACGATGGTGTTAATGATGTTAATTATAGATGTCGAAATGAATTTAATGGAATGGGAACAGGGCGAGAAAATCAAATTCAAAATTTGTTAAAAAGTGAAAAACGCTTTAGTTTTATGAGGACTTTTAATCAGATGAAAGACTTTATAAATTTAATTTTTCAAAAATATATACACAAAGATACATCAAATCTTTACAGTTGCGCTTCTAAAAAAAAACGAGCGCTCACAGTTGCTAAATCTCTTGTTGATACATGGGAAATTACTGCAGATTTTGTTGAGAGTCGTGGAGGTAAATTCACTGCAATTCTACAACCAGTTGCATATTATGGTAATGCTGACACAAGTTACCTTAACTTAACAAGCAATGATGAAAAGAAATCACTAGCTGCCCAGTATCAAGCTGTTTATCCAATAATTATTGAGCTTGCCAATGAGCGAAATTTTAATTTCATAGATCTCACTGGTGTGTATGACGGATGTAATGAGTGTTATATTGATTTTAATCATGTTGGTCCTCAAGGGCATGAAATCTTAGTCTCAAAATTAATCTCATATCTATAA
- a CDS encoding polysaccharide deacetylase family protein, translated as MTTNQKITIVMYHYVRPILNSKYPGLKGLELKSFQRQLDYLQKNYSIIDPEEIIEALLKKKNLPKNACWLTFDDGYKDHITHVMPELVARRLRATFFPPEEVITKSVVLDVNSIHHILSIIDDIDQLIKEIHFLSDRNAIFKKEINTYKRKYHRYDDEKTIYVKRMLQYKLPEKTRSKIVDQLFDKYMGTSKEEFSKKLYMNIDDISELIKNGMSIGNHSSTHPWLNQLSYQEQKEEIKKSINFLKKVGASTTDWIMCYPYGAYNDDTISILKELGASIGVTTEVRMADLLNDNPLTLPRFDTNDFPQ; from the coding sequence ATGACAACAAATCAAAAAATTACTATTGTGATGTATCATTATGTCCGTCCAATTTTAAATAGTAAATATCCAGGTTTAAAAGGATTAGAATTAAAAAGTTTTCAACGACAATTAGATTATCTCCAAAAAAATTATTCAATTATTGACCCGGAAGAGATTATTGAAGCATTATTAAAAAAAAAAAACTTACCTAAAAATGCTTGCTGGCTAACCTTTGATGATGGATATAAAGATCACATAACACATGTTATGCCGGAATTAGTTGCTAGAAGACTTCGTGCTACTTTTTTTCCACCAGAAGAAGTCATTACTAAGTCAGTAGTCCTAGATGTTAATTCTATCCATCATATATTGTCTATTATTGATGATATCGATCAACTTATTAAGGAAATACATTTTTTAAGTGATAGAAACGCTATATTTAAAAAAGAAATTAATACTTATAAAAGAAAATATCATAGGTATGACGATGAAAAGACAATTTATGTGAAAAGAATGCTTCAGTATAAATTGCCAGAAAAAACTAGAAGTAAGATCGTGGATCAACTATTTGATAAATACATGGGTACTTCTAAAGAAGAATTTTCAAAAAAATTATATATGAACATAGATGATATTTCAGAGCTTATAAAAAATGGTATGTCCATTGGAAATCATAGTTCTACTCATCCGTGGCTTAATCAACTTAGTTATCAAGAACAAAAAGAAGAGATTAAAAAATCTATCAATTTTTTAAAAAAGGTTGGAGCTTCAACAACAGATTGGATTATGTGTTATCCTTACGGCGCTTATAATGATGATACCATATCAATACTTAAAGAGCTAGGTGCCTCAATTGGAGTAACAACTGAGGTTCGTATGGCTGATTTATTGAATGATAATCCTTTAACTTTGCCTAGGTTTGATACAAATGACTTTCCACAATAA
- a CDS encoding Gfo/Idh/MocA family oxidoreductase gives MEVLIIGYGSAGKRHAEILNSFKIIKKIFIQTNQKNQSCDKFHFIKKIDNLNPDIIVIANETYKHHSVCKFLEDKFSKKIILCEKPLFNKFYDFKPKKNKFYVAYNLRFHKCLQYIKKKINLDKVFFVEAECSSFLPLWRKNTDYSKNYSAFPKKGGGVLLDMSHELDYLLWLFKDFKISKIYKRRISNLNILSEDISLIFGKIKKKALVKIKLTYFNKISKRHLTICLRDGTQLYLDLLNSEIKLLIKNKNKTLRLEKYSQFKTTKYMYYEILKNNFENLCSLKDGLSILKKIKNSKKIDF, from the coding sequence ATGGAAGTTTTAATTATTGGTTATGGGTCAGCAGGAAAAAGACATGCAGAAATTCTTAATTCATTTAAAATAATTAAAAAGATCTTTATACAAACTAATCAAAAAAATCAGTCGTGTGATAAATTTCATTTTATAAAAAAAATAGATAATTTGAATCCAGATATAATTGTTATTGCTAATGAAACATACAAACATCACTCTGTTTGTAAGTTTCTTGAAGATAAATTTAGTAAAAAAATAATTCTTTGTGAAAAACCTCTTTTTAACAAATTCTATGATTTTAAACCAAAAAAAAATAAATTTTATGTAGCTTATAATCTTAGATTTCACAAATGTTTGCAGTACATAAAAAAAAAAATTAATTTAGATAAGGTTTTTTTTGTAGAGGCAGAATGTTCAAGTTTCTTACCTCTATGGAGAAAAAATACAGATTATTCAAAGAATTATAGTGCGTTTCCAAAAAAAGGTGGCGGTGTATTGTTAGATATGAGCCATGAATTAGATTATTTATTATGGCTATTTAAAGATTTTAAAATTTCAAAAATATATAAACGTAGAATTTCAAATTTAAATATCTTATCTGAAGATATTTCTTTAATATTTGGAAAGATAAAAAAAAAAGCATTAGTAAAAATTAAGTTAACTTATTTTAATAAAATTTCCAAAAGACATTTAACAATTTGTCTAAGAGATGGAACTCAATTATACTTAGATTTATTAAATTCTGAGATTAAATTATTAATTAAAAATAAAAATAAAACACTTCGGTTAGAAAAATATTCTCAATTTAAAACAACTAAATATATGTATTATGAAATTTTAAAAAATAATTTTGAAAATCTTTGTTCTTTAAAAGATGGTTTATCAATATTAAAAAAAATTAAAAATAGTAAAAAAATAGATTTTTAA